The stretch of DNA GGGCCAGGGGCTAccccggcggtggaggagacgcggagcagaggcgccCCCTCGCCGCGGAGCTCGTCGACCGAGCGGAGCCGCGgggccgccctccctccctccctcgagcGGAGGTGCCCCCTCGCCGCGGAGCTCGCCTGCCGAGCGGggccgcggagctcgtcggACGAGCGGAGTCCTTGGCACCCAtgtctggaggaagaagaaagagtgACGCCTAGTCAGCGTGGCACATCAGCGCTAGCTGCCCACATGGATGCGTATGGACCTCCGGTGAACGACTTAAAAAATTTAGGGACCCAGAAATGCACTTTCGGAGTTGATGGACCTATATGACACACTCTTACAAATTTGAGGACCGCTGGTGTACTTTACTCTTTTATTTATCATTATGGGATGATGATGTCGACAACGACCGGTAATCGTGACCTGCTCGGGCGGATGGACCGCAACTCCACACGCAGTCCGCTTCAACAACTACACGATTGAAAGAAGATGATTCGATTTTGAAAATAAGATTAGGCGAATGGTGGGCGAGGACGAGCGGACGCGGTCGGGTAGACATGGCATCGCACTACAACCGCCTCCCAATGCAAGCTGACCTCgtcgtcaaaaaaaaaatgctgacCTCCGAGCTCGCCTGCCGGATAGGTTGTTTGATTTCTTTCCAGCTGGTCAGCAGCATGTGTGGCCGCGGTGGGGGTTGCGTCGATTAAAGCTAGCGGATTTTTCGATCGGACGCTACGATTTTTCGCCCTCTAAGCCACGCCGCCGTGATCACGCCCAAAGCCGGTCCGGATGTGGGCGATTGATTCTTCGGTTGGGTTGGGGGGTCGGCTGCGGGGCGCACGCGCATGGTGCCGCTGCCTGCTGCCATGATACTCCCACGCCGCGTGCGCCAGGAGCACATGCCACGCAGCTTTAATTTGGTGCTGCTGCTCTCGTTGGATCCGTCCATCAATCAAATTCTGCTGGCAACTACTAGTAGTGTTCTTCTCTCACACAAACCATCAACCGGCAgcggtatttttctctcatagaAAATCAACCGGTAGCGCTGAATCTGAAGGACTATCTTCAGGCCGTGGTCTGTTAGTTTGGCCTCCCACAATCGGCACCACGATCCAACAGCCGCAGCGGCGACCCGCTCCCACGCGATCGACGCACACGGCGACCGGAAGACACTGGCATGTATGAACTGGCTAGAGGCTAGAGCTAATAGAAAGCTGCCAAGAAAGGAGCAATGCAAATGCAGGGTTCCAACACGGACAAGGGAAGTATACAGCTATAATGCACTATGAATGCAACCGAAAGGACATAACAAGATTCTAGCTAGTTTGGCTCACGAAAGAAAGGTTTCCTGGTTTTCAGCACTCACAAGAAACACACAGAAATACATTGTTCACTCACCTAAAAAAAAATGGGTGAGAGCATCATCGAGAGTCCCCCTATTAAACCTCCTATTGTCAAATTTTAAGATTCTAGGAGAAAAATCACCCTCCAATGGTCCCTCTAAATTGACTCCTATATTTGATGACATCCTAAATCACCCCCTCCCTCCAGCACATTCAAAATATAGTAGGTTGAGATAGGGGGGAACTGCTGCAGGAGAGAAAGATTTAGAAAGGACATTTGTTTAGGATGACATCCAATATAAGAAAGTAGGAGAGCAAATTTAGGTGGACTCTGGTGATGCTCTTAATTGATACTATTAGTCACTTGTCCAAAAAGAACTTCTGTATAGGAGATAATTTAGGAAGGATATTTGTTTAGGATGGCATCCTATATGAGAAAGTAGACCATATTTAGGtggactcttggagatgctcttaatgGATATTAGTCACATTGTCTAAAAGAACTGGTATGAATCCTCACATGCTATTTGCGTACTGATTGTTTTGATAACAGGTGTGCTGAATATTGATGTTTGTGTAAAGAATCACTGAACTGGATTTATGTTATAGACAACAAATGCCAAAGCACATAACATTTAGACAATGGAGGGTAACATGGTCGTTGTGACAAAAATTGATGAGCCTCATAGAAGAGATACAAAGCACATCTGCAGGTACCATCAACTAGTTGTCTCAGCACAAGTCCAATGCACTCAACAGACTAATGTAATCTGGACACACAAAATCTGCAATAGTGGTTTAAAAAAGCTGATACTGGCCACCTAACTACAACAAGGCAGGTGCTTCAGATACACCAACAACAATGTTGGCAATATTCTGTGAAGCATAATATTTCAGAATATCAGCTCACCTTAGTCCATCAGATGTTCAGGAGGAAGCTGGGCATGTATTCACGCCATCCTTGCAATCGTGCGTAAGGTCGTTGAATGTCTCCAAATGCCTCTTCCCCCTCAGAAACACCTCAGTATCAACTGCAACCCTCATGTACCCATCAAATTCCACTGGCTTACCATTGCTCAGCACCTTGGTTTCAGTAAACCACTCACTATTCTCATCCCACAGGTCCTTGAAATCATCCAGGAAGCGTGTTTTATACTTTTCCTTAAGTGGGTCAAAGAACGATTTGTTGGGCTCATTGGTAGCAATGTACAAATAGCGGCCAGCACCAACCTTGTCATTGAGTGTCATAAGCAGACTGTCCGGAGAGGTATCTCTATCAACGTTTGGCCATAGTTGTGTGTTCTGTGCTTTCTCCCCTCTCACAATGTGGACGGAATCGAAGTCCCAGCTCATCCGTGAGGCAATGGCAGATACAATCTCCATCAAGCGACGGGACTTCCACAGGAAATGCCATGGGCGTTTGATCACTCCCTCAGTCTCACCCTCACACACACGTGACCAGTAGTTATCCGGCTCAACATTCCCAAACTTCCTCATGATCAGTGTGTCCTTGACGTCCCTGAGTTTCATCGGGGTCATCCTGATGTCTTCTGTATAGAAGTTCTTCAGCTTATCCTTCTTCTGCCACTTCCCCCAATCTTGCCAGAACTGGCTCTGATCGATCACTGATGCTGATTCCTTCAGGTGCTCGAAATCAAAGTAGAGCCTAAAATCTTTCTCTTCATCCTTGCCACTCGAAGTATACCGTGCATTGAGGCAGACATTGAGGTCCATTACAAGAGTCCGGTTCAAGAATTGAGCCTCACCTAGAGCACACAAGAACCCCCAAATGAAGTGGTTCATGCTCTTACACCTCTCGCCGCCACCCATGTAAATGAGGTACCTTCCGCGGCTGAAATCATTCTCAGAGGCGACCACAGGCAAGCTGTCATTAACAGCCTCACCAACAACAAACACCGGCTCGGCCACAGCCCCGGCAGCCTCATTGTTGGCCGCGTTCTCGTCCAGCCTAACCTGCGTCTTAGCCGGCACAAAGTCAGTGACGGGTGCCTCACGATTGCCTTTCTTCCCCTTCTTTCCCTTGCGCTTGCCATTGCGCTTGGCGCCTACACCCGAGTGGTATTCGCCCACGCTGCTGACGACGAGGTTGCAGGTGTTCACGTCACGGGTGAGCGTGAAGCGGCGGTAGTCCTTGTAATATGTGGTCCGGCCGGTGCCGATGGCGTCAGCGGCAGGGCGGAAGCGCCAGGCGAGGTCGCACTCCATGGGGCTATCCGGCACTGCCACGGGACGACCGAAGCGGTAGAAGTGGAGGTCGGGGAACTGCTCGATGGCCGTGCGCATGAGCAGGTTGAAGAGGTCCCTGTCCCCCGTGCAGTCCACCGGCGCCTCCGTGTCGCAGGAGACCGCCTCGGTGACAGGGGTCTCCTCGGCCGTGCCGACATCGGTGTCGACGGTGACGGCCCGCTCGGCCTCGGGCTCAGCCTTCTCAGCCTCGGGCTCCGCCTTCTCGGCCTCGGACGCGACGTCGGAGAGTTTGATGAACGGGACGGCCTCCTTGATTTCCGCTTCGAcgccggcctcggcggcggcgccggaggaggaggcgttGAAGTCCTCCCCGGTGCGGAGCACGGAGTCGTCGGTGAggaaggtggaggtggaggtggcggaggtGAGGAAGTCGGTGAGCTGGTGCGAGGACGGGTGGAGGAGCGGGTCGTCGGGGCTGTGGACCGCGGCGAGGAGCGTGAAGGCGAGCACGGCCGCCACGAAGAGCGCGAAGAGGAGGTTGCCCCCCGAGTGCAGCGCGGCGCGCAGGTCCAGCgacccgccgcgccaccgccgcacgtACAGCCCCGCCGGACGCCCCAGCATTTTCCGCGCGGATCTGGGCTCGGATTGGGAGTGGAGCGGGAatgggagcgaggagagggaggaggggatcTGGCTGGAGAtggggggcggaggcggagcgccgACAAGGCGACAGGACGCGAGCGAGGAGGGGGCGTGGAGGTTACTCCggtttttttactttttttttttgagattccTCCGTTTTTTTTACTGGGCACGCGGCCGGCGGTGCGTATCGGCCGGCCGCCTGTTCACTGTGTTGTGGGCTGCGGACCTGGGATTTCGGCCTGCTCTTCGGGGATCCGACGAGGTGCGTTGGGCCTGCACCactcgaaaaaaaaaactacgttGGGCCTGCAGTGTTGATGGAAGACGGAAGTTCTATGTCATTTCCATTCTCATAGGTCCGACCTGATGTGTGCCAAGGGAGTAATTCATCTTCCACATGAAACATTAGGGGTGCAAATTAATATCCTTTAGGTGTACTTCCaattctctttagttcaaaattttgtactacttcttcAAAGTGATAttctattttggaaaagtagtataaaattttaaactaaagagggttggaggtgcacctaagggccACCTCTTTGCACCCCTATGAAACATGATGATTTAAGTTAATGTTCCAACTTATTAGACCCATCTAGTTCAATAAGAACAGTGCATCATTTTCCCACCacaaaatttatttaatttttttcatttaaaTTCAACAAGTTTGTAAATCTCATGTTAGCATTTTGAATAGGATAATTTAACAATTTATGAGGGGCCCTGCAGCATGGCCCGCCccgtggaggagcggcgcggctaTGGCCGCCACCCCCGAGCGGCCGGGCTCCCTGCTTGCGCGGCCCTCCCCCGCGACACGCGGCTTGGCGCCCCCTCgccggagcagcaggaggaggataggggcggcggctgtggaGTGGATATGGGCGATTGGAGCCAGGAATATGAGGAGAATAGATATAAGGGGTATAATTGTCATTTCGCATGGCTTCTTATTAAAAAATGAGTATAATAATAGGTGTAATGTTCTACATCAAATTACCACAGATTTATAGTGTTCTCTAGCAAAGACATCTTTATTTAGTGGCATGTGGCAAAATCCAAGTTTTAGCGGTGTCCTCCGGCCAATTTTGCCAATGAAGAATGGGTTAAGGTCAACGTAGATGGAGCGTTTGGCAGCAGCTCGGGAGAGGGAGGAATTGGTGTGGTCGCTAGAGATATGACATGGGAGCGATCATCTTCACTGCCTGGCATTTTGAGAGGAACGGGGACGCCGCAGAGTAGCTAGAAGCCTTAGCTTGTAAAGAGGGGCTTCTACCGGCTGCGGAATGGTGTCAACAAAAGAAGATCATTGAAACTGATTGCGGTTCTATGATTGACATGCTGGGAAAGAGCAAGGGGGCTCCGATCATGACTTCATTGTACCATCTGAGGAGGCGCTTGATGCAGGCGAAGGCTTCATTGTACCACCTTTCTTTGCGCATTATCATGAACTTCTTTTATGAGTCTATTGTTTAACTCTCTCCAATCAACTTCCACTAGAAAAAAGGCCTCGCGAACGTTGCTCTGTTCAGTGTTCACCAACCGTCCAGCTCCTGACTTCCTGAGTTCCCCTCTTCTATACTCTCATCATGTTCGTCATCACACGACGGAGTCCACCTTGCCATCTCTCCCCATGCGATCATGTGTTATTATTAAAAAGAAAACGATCGCAGCCTCCACGGACTGAGACTTGGGTCACTCTCCAATTCTCCATGCTACCTCTGACGGGAGCCGTGACGTCCGCACCTGCCACACCTTGTACTAGTATATAAACCCCGGCGGCGGGCCGACTCGCGCCGTCGCGCCCAACACGAATACACAAGCATAGCACACAAAGCTAATCACAGCGTTCGCCGCCGGACCACGACGACAGCGAAGTAGGTGAGCAGCTTATTGCCATGGCATCAGCGTCGTCCACCgcgccgctcccgctcccgctcgaCGGCCGCGTCGCGCTCGTCACGGGCGGCTCCCGGGGCATCGGCCGCGAGGTGTCGTcccacctcgccgcgctcggcgcGCGCATCGTGGTCAACTACGCCTCCAACCCGGCCAAGGCCGACGAGCTCGTCGCGGAGCTCGCCTCGCGGGGCCTCCGAGCCGTGGCCGCCCGCGCCGACGTCTCCGACCCGGACGCCGTGCGCGCGCTCTTCGACCGCGCCGAGGAGGCGTTCGGGTCCCCGCCCCACGTCGTGGTGGCCTGCGCGTAAGGCTGGCTATCGAGCcggcttggctcggctcggctcagctcgagctggctcgttatggtaacgagctggctcggctcggctcattaCCAGACCGAGCTGAAAgtcaggctcggctcggctcgtttagCAGCTCGAGCCAGCTCGTTTGGCTTGTGAGCCAGCTCGAAAAGAAAAACTGCCAGCTAGCTGAGCCAAAGCGTAGAGCCACCAGCAGAGAATTTTGCAACAATAAAACTGCCATCCAATAGAGTTGATGTATGATTCAGATGCAACAATATAAATTACAAGTATCCAATGGACATTAAACAAACCAGCCAAAAATCAAGTGCCAAGCACGGCAGCACACATACAACACATAGCCAATACATATGAGCATAAGTGCATAACAGATTAACACTTAACACTTTAACAGCAAATCCAAATGGAGTTCTGAATGACCCATTGTTCAGGTCGAGCCACTGAAACAGGTCCAGGCAGGTGCCTAGGCAGCCAACAATCCAACATAGGAGTCATGGTCAAAGctgttctcttcctcctcctcctcctcctcctcctcctcctcctcagacaAAACCTCTAATGCCACCTGCTAA from Panicum virgatum strain AP13 chromosome 9K, P.virgatum_v5, whole genome shotgun sequence encodes:
- the LOC120650881 gene encoding uncharacterized protein LOC120650881 — its product is MLGRPAGLYVRRWRGGSLDLRAALHSGGNLLFALFVAAVLAFTLLAAVHSPDDPLLHPSSHQLTDFLTSATSTSTFLTDDSVLRTGEDFNASSSGAAAEAGVEAEIKEAVPFIKLSDVASEAEKAEPEAEKAEPEAERAVTVDTDVGTAEETPVTEAVSCDTEAPVDCTGDRDLFNLLMRTAIEQFPDLHFYRFGRPVAVPDSPMECDLAWRFRPAADAIGTGRTTYYKDYRRFTLTRDVNTCNLVVSSVGEYHSGVGAKRNGKRKGKKGKKGNREAPVTDFVPAKTQVRLDENAANNEAAGAVAEPVFVVGEAVNDSLPVVASENDFSRGRYLIYMGGGERCKSMNHFIWGFLCALGEAQFLNRTLVMDLNVCLNARYTSSGKDEEKDFRLYFDFEHLKESASVIDQSQFWQDWGKWQKKDKLKNFYTEDIRMTPMKLRDVKDTLIMRKFGNVEPDNYWSRVCEGETEGVIKRPWHFLWKSRRLMEIVSAIASRMSWDFDSVHIVRGEKAQNTQLWPNVDRDTSPDSLLMTLNDKVGAGRYLYIATNEPNKSFFDPLKEKYKTRFLDDFKDLWDENSEWFTETKVLSNGKPVEFDGYMRVAVDTEVFLRGKRHLETFNDLTHDCKDGVNTCPASS